In one window of Toxotes jaculatrix isolate fToxJac2 chromosome 10, fToxJac2.pri, whole genome shotgun sequence DNA:
- the elovl6 gene encoding elongation of very long chain fatty acids protein 6 codes for MSVLALQEYEFERQFNEDEAIRWMQENWKKSFLFSALYAACILGGRHVMKQREKFELRKPLVLWSLTLAVFSIFGAIRTGSYMMYILMTKGLKQSVCDQSFYNGPVSKFWAYAFVLSKAPELGDTLFIVLRKQKLIFLHWYHHITVLLYSWYSYKDMVAGGGWFMTMNYLVHAVMYSYYALRAAGFKVSRKFAMFITLTQITQMLMGCVVNYLVYSWMQQGQECPSHMQNIVWSSLMYLSYFVLFVQFFFEAYVGKSKSSAMSITKKSE; via the exons ATGTCGGTGCTAGCCCTGCAAGAGTATGAATTCGAGAGACAGTTTAACGAGGACGAAGCCATCCGATGGATGCAGGAGAACTG GAAGAAgtcctttctcttctctgcgCTCTATGCTGCCTGTATCCTCGGGGGCCGCCATGTcatgaaacagagggagaagttTGAATTGAGGAAACCACTGGTGCTATGGTCGCTCACCCTTGCTGTATTCAG TATATTTGGTGCCATCCGTACTGGGAGTTACATGATGTACATCTTGATGACAAAAGGGCTTAAACAGTCAGTTTGTGACCAGAGTTTTTACAACGGGCCTGTCAGCAAGTTCTGGGCATACGCCTTTGTACTTAGTAAAGCACCAGAACTGG GTGACACTCTCTTCATTGTCCTGAGGAAACAGAAGCTCATCTTTCTCCACTGGTATCACCACATCACCGTACTGCTCTACTCCTGGTACTCCTATAAAGACATGGTGGCCGGTGGCGGATGGTTCATGACTATGAACTACTTGGTCCACGCCGTCATGTACTCTTACTACGCCTTGCGGGCAGCCGGCTTCAAGGTGTCACGCAAGTTTGCCATGTTCATTACATTGACCCAGATCACCCAGATGCTGATGGGCTGTGTGGTCAACTACCTGGTGTACTCGTGGATGCAGCAGGGGCAGGAGTGTCCATCCCACATGCAGAACATTGTGTGGTCCTCCCTCATGTACCTCAGCTACTTTGTGCTCTTTGTCCAGTTCTTCTTCGAGGCCTACGTCGGCAAGTCCAAATCATCGGCTATGTCTATCACCAAGAAGAGCGAGTAA